Proteins co-encoded in one Psychromonas sp. L1A2 genomic window:
- the pepN gene encoding aminopeptidase N: MSNSDSLLEEVIERNPQEKHLSDYRPSDYTISTIDLEFDLFDHQTKVQAISQVQRVSKEVTPLFLFGEALNLVSILVDGVNYVDFELVEDGIVINHLPASFKLEINTEIDPAKNHAFEGLYKSGEAFCTQCEAEGFRRITYYLDRPDVLAKFSTKVIADKALYPYLLSNGNQIDQGDLDSGRHFVKWVDPFPKPAYLFALVAGDFDLVEDNFMTKSGRDVKLAIFVDKGNLDKTQHAMLSLKNSMQWDEERFNLEYDLDIYMIVAVDFFNMGAMENKGLNVFNSKFVLANQQSATDQDYLGVEAVIGHEYFHNWTGNRITCRDWFQLSLKEGLTVFRDQEFSSDLGSRSVNRIANVMTMRDHQFAEDAGPMSHPIRPESVMEMNNFYTLTVYEKGSEVIRMLHTLLGEEKFQKGMQLYVQRHDGQAVTCDDFVAAMQDASEIDLTLFKRWYSQSGTPQVYVTDHYDSANQTYQITFKQKTLPTADQKKKLPLHIPIDIELLDSNGNSLELLEGKKHRVLSLTQKEQTFVFKHIQSKPVPCLFRGFSAPVKYQYAYTDEQLLDIMSFASDEFSRWDAGQTLFNKYLVKNVKALQSGAALSLPDIFIDGFKSVLVSETLDPSLVADMFAFTSENGARELFEQVDIDAIHNARDFMLKEIAIKLHELFVDTYLRHNQLKAYQPNIDDIAKRKLKNSALSFIARVDKKVADEYVLAQIASCNNMTDYLGALNAANSGLLPCRAAVMQAFDDKWFENGLVMDKWFVLQASMPSDNVLDNIDALFNHRSFDFSNPNRLRSLVGAFAQTNTYRFHNVDGSGYAFLTDQLIKLNSQNPQVASRLITPLIQFKNLDQVRIKLIKAELNRLLALPDLAVDLYEKVTKALAQ, translated from the coding sequence ATGAGCAATTCAGACTCTCTCCTAGAAGAAGTTATTGAAAGAAATCCACAAGAAAAACACCTTAGCGATTACCGCCCATCAGATTATACGATTTCAACCATTGATCTTGAGTTTGACTTGTTTGACCATCAAACAAAAGTACAAGCTATTTCCCAAGTCCAGCGTGTTAGTAAAGAAGTCACGCCATTATTTTTGTTTGGTGAAGCATTAAATTTAGTGTCTATTTTAGTTGATGGTGTTAATTATGTAGATTTTGAATTAGTAGAAGATGGCATTGTTATTAACCATTTACCTGCGTCATTCAAATTAGAAATTAATACTGAAATTGATCCTGCTAAAAACCACGCATTTGAAGGTTTATACAAGTCTGGTGAAGCATTCTGTACACAATGTGAAGCGGAAGGTTTCCGTCGTATCACTTACTATCTTGACCGTCCTGATGTATTGGCTAAATTCAGTACTAAAGTGATTGCAGACAAAGCTCTTTACCCTTACTTATTATCGAATGGTAACCAAATTGATCAAGGTGATTTAGACAGTGGTCGACACTTTGTAAAATGGGTTGACCCTTTCCCTAAACCTGCTTACTTGTTTGCGTTAGTCGCAGGTGATTTTGATCTAGTTGAAGACAACTTTATGACCAAAAGTGGGCGTGATGTTAAGTTAGCTATTTTTGTTGATAAAGGTAATTTAGATAAAACGCAGCATGCGATGCTTTCGCTTAAAAATTCCATGCAGTGGGATGAAGAGCGTTTTAACTTAGAATACGATTTAGATATCTACATGATTGTTGCCGTTGATTTCTTCAATATGGGCGCGATGGAAAATAAAGGGTTAAATGTCTTTAATTCTAAATTTGTATTAGCGAATCAGCAAAGTGCAACAGACCAAGATTATTTAGGTGTTGAAGCGGTTATTGGCCATGAATACTTCCATAACTGGACTGGCAACCGAATTACCTGTCGTGATTGGTTCCAGTTAAGTTTGAAAGAAGGTTTAACGGTATTCCGAGATCAAGAGTTTAGCTCAGACTTGGGTAGCCGTAGTGTTAACCGTATCGCCAATGTGATGACTATGCGTGATCATCAGTTTGCTGAAGATGCAGGTCCAATGTCGCATCCTATTCGTCCTGAAAGTGTGATGGAAATGAATAATTTTTATACCTTGACTGTGTATGAAAAAGGTTCAGAAGTTATTCGAATGTTGCACACTTTACTAGGTGAAGAGAAGTTTCAAAAAGGCATGCAACTTTATGTACAACGTCATGATGGTCAAGCAGTGACTTGTGACGACTTTGTCGCTGCGATGCAAGATGCAAGCGAAATCGATTTAACGTTATTTAAACGTTGGTATTCTCAATCGGGCACACCACAGGTTTATGTGACCGACCATTACGATAGTGCTAATCAGACTTATCAAATCACTTTTAAACAAAAAACCTTACCAACAGCTGACCAAAAGAAAAAATTACCGTTACATATTCCTATTGATATTGAATTGTTAGACAGTAATGGCAATTCTCTTGAGTTATTAGAAGGTAAGAAGCATCGTGTATTAAGTTTGACACAAAAAGAACAAACCTTTGTATTCAAGCATATTCAAAGTAAACCAGTACCATGTTTATTCCGTGGTTTCTCAGCACCTGTTAAATATCAATACGCATACACTGATGAGCAGTTGTTGGATATTATGAGTTTTGCTAGTGATGAGTTTTCTCGTTGGGATGCAGGGCAAACGCTATTTAACAAATATTTAGTTAAGAATGTAAAAGCGTTGCAAAGTGGTGCGGCATTGTCATTACCAGATATTTTCATTGATGGTTTTAAGTCAGTATTAGTCAGCGAAACATTAGATCCATCTTTAGTGGCTGATATGTTTGCTTTCACTAGTGAAAATGGTGCTCGTGAATTATTTGAGCAAGTCGATATTGATGCTATTCATAATGCGCGTGATTTCATGTTAAAAGAAATTGCGATCAAATTACATGAATTATTTGTTGATACCTATTTGCGCCATAATCAACTTAAAGCTTATCAACCAAATATCGATGATATTGCTAAACGTAAACTTAAAAACAGTGCATTATCGTTCATTGCTCGTGTTGATAAAAAAGTGGCCGATGAATACGTATTAGCACAGATTGCATCATGTAATAACATGACGGATTATCTTGGTGCTTTAAATGCTGCAAACAGTGGTTTATTACCTTGTCGTGCTGCTGTAATGCAAGCTTTTGATGATAAGTGGTTTGAAAATGGTTTAGTGATGGATAAGTGGTTTGTGTTACAAGCTAGTATGCCTTCTGATAATGTGTTAGATAACATTGACGCATTATTTAATCATCGTAGTTTTGATTTTAGTAATCCTAATCGTTTGCGTTCATTAGTAGGGGCGTTTGCTCAGACAAATACTTACCGTTTCCATAATGTTGACGGAAGTGGTTATGCTTTCCTTACGGATCAATTAATCAAATTGAATAGCCAAAACCCACAAGTGGCTTCACGTTTAATAACGCCGTTAATTCAATTTAAAAACTTAGATCAGGTGCGTATTAAATTGATCAAAGCTGAGTTAAATCGTTTATTAGCACTGCCTGATTTGGCCGTTGATTTATACGAAAAAGTGACTAAGGCTTTAGCTCAATAA